The Anoxybacillus flavithermus genome has a segment encoding these proteins:
- a CDS encoding peptidase S8, which produces MKKWKKIALSLSLSSSLIVPTVANASAEPPISQWKKQMTKEQPVLAYKRFEDAQNQVSTDTLIVKYNEKIPTAVHRSLGATLKQSFPQLGYDVVTVQKGKDMQQVMKNYAKLKAVKSVTPSFTYKRLGSADPKADHMYLLSLLNVDKAIKLAGKHSVTVAVIDTGMDTKHPELKGRLLPAYNAMNPAGAPIKDVHGTHVAGIIGANANNGVGAHGVNPNVKILPIDVFGGGWGASDYTIAQGILYAIEKGAKVINMSLGGYFSSPILEEAVKKAIDAGITVVAAAGNEATDMYSIPASYEGVISVGATDSKNKLAEFSNYGPSVDLVAPGADVYSPIYDYAKGSSFAELSGTSMASPVVAGVASLLLSKYPSLKPYQVEWILERTATDLGEKGYDLTYGNGLVNPVAALQYNIKNVPQQEKWNDETILAKAPVIDAKEPYVKTGSFTKPEEMHWVKVNVQQGESVQTLLEGSQSYDYKLVFRFYPEGKTTSEKPIQVNDGRAGEMEAKLFTAKQPGVLAIGVTDANGNYSLQGKSTYTLAIQSFTELMDDGLTKENPATIEQLPFSLENLTFVPENNESDRDYVRFTVAEPTTVKFHLSAVPGIDSSLNVYVAEELYRPVDPDAKYKEIPFPIASGNNNGVSKGETVTFEAQPGVEYVLEASSEPMGGFYPMVLDMATSSNQAKEATGSAIPYQISAEAITLPQDEDNFPAREPMPSEDGVVEQAKAIEQTRKPNDIIIIGDDGSWSYFEKEQIAQIKELARPYNIGDRAEAFIQFSDDQDFYKLTVSKTAIYQISFATPDDMMLSAMLFEYDEKKDDLVPVNSFYPFDWMTGKRQSDWTFILEAGKTYYMSVQNDYYQPVADPYVITSKKLIDAPTDKNEKNNEPIQATVMNVRDVKTGNFVLPNDVDYYYYKHRQANELLTFFVQPSKPNASLPKQLRGTLIPIVSVVEDTNGNMTIEEDEYGKAVTFFPNGWSPLYDAHGSFRAKKNVGYFFVINSFTFDGLSLQSYNFGIQSLNKKDEDASSVLKNNVPSKPLSLYKKGNAYEATGYMNIVEYGDKDAYKFVVEKDGTFAFKLDVPGTMDGVMSIFDAKGRLVQTYDHYGDGDAEIGTLSLKKGTYYVVVEESLARPNAKPYTLSITKK; this is translated from the coding sequence ATGAAAAAATGGAAGAAAATTGCCTTGTCACTCAGTTTATCGTCATCTCTCATCGTTCCGACGGTCGCAAACGCATCGGCTGAACCACCCATTTCCCAATGGAAGAAGCAGATGACGAAAGAACAGCCGGTGCTTGCCTATAAACGGTTTGAAGATGCACAAAATCAAGTAAGCACCGATACGCTCATCGTGAAGTACAATGAAAAAATTCCAACGGCGGTACATCGTAGTTTAGGAGCGACGTTGAAACAATCATTCCCGCAATTAGGATATGATGTTGTCACCGTACAAAAAGGCAAAGACATGCAGCAAGTGATGAAAAATTACGCAAAATTAAAAGCCGTCAAAAGTGTGACGCCAAGCTTTACATATAAACGGCTCGGTTCGGCTGATCCGAAAGCAGACCATATGTATTTATTATCGTTATTAAACGTGGACAAAGCGATCAAGCTGGCGGGAAAACATAGCGTGACTGTCGCGGTCATTGATACAGGTATGGATACGAAACATCCAGAGTTAAAAGGGCGGCTTCTTCCTGCGTACAATGCGATGAACCCAGCAGGTGCGCCAATCAAAGATGTACATGGGACACATGTCGCAGGCATTATCGGCGCCAATGCCAATAACGGTGTGGGAGCGCATGGAGTGAATCCGAACGTCAAAATTTTGCCAATTGACGTGTTCGGTGGCGGATGGGGGGCGAGTGACTATACGATCGCCCAAGGTATTTTATATGCGATTGAAAAAGGGGCAAAAGTCATTAATATGAGCCTTGGCGGTTATTTTAGTTCACCGATTCTAGAAGAAGCTGTAAAAAAAGCGATCGATGCCGGAATTACCGTCGTTGCCGCAGCAGGAAACGAAGCGACTGATATGTATTCCATTCCTGCTTCATACGAAGGGGTTATTAGCGTCGGGGCGACCGACAGCAAAAATAAACTTGCTGAGTTTTCAAACTATGGTCCGTCTGTTGACCTCGTTGCACCGGGGGCGGACGTATATAGCCCGATTTACGACTATGCGAAAGGCTCGTCTTTTGCAGAGCTAAGCGGAACGTCGATGGCATCACCCGTCGTTGCAGGCGTAGCCTCGCTTCTTTTATCGAAATATCCGAGTTTAAAACCATATCAAGTGGAATGGATTTTAGAGCGCACCGCAACGGATTTAGGTGAAAAAGGATACGACCTTACGTACGGAAACGGTTTAGTGAACCCGGTTGCTGCGCTGCAATATAACATAAAAAACGTACCCCAACAAGAAAAGTGGAACGATGAAACGATTTTAGCAAAAGCGCCAGTCATTGACGCAAAAGAACCGTATGTGAAAACAGGTTCGTTCACAAAGCCAGAGGAAATGCATTGGGTGAAAGTAAACGTCCAACAAGGTGAAAGTGTTCAGACGTTGCTCGAAGGATCACAATCATATGACTATAAGCTCGTTTTCCGCTTCTATCCTGAAGGAAAAACGACGTCTGAAAAGCCGATTCAAGTGAATGACGGCCGCGCAGGGGAGATGGAAGCGAAACTATTTACCGCGAAACAACCGGGCGTGCTTGCGATCGGCGTGACAGATGCAAACGGAAACTATAGCTTGCAAGGCAAATCGACGTATACGTTAGCTATACAGTCGTTTACAGAGCTTATGGACGATGGCTTGACGAAAGAAAATCCAGCAACGATTGAACAATTGCCGTTTTCTTTAGAAAACTTAACGTTCGTTCCAGAAAACAATGAAAGCGATCGCGACTATGTCCGTTTTACTGTCGCAGAGCCGACGACGGTGAAATTTCACCTATCTGCTGTGCCGGGCATCGATTCGTCATTAAACGTTTATGTCGCGGAAGAACTATATCGCCCAGTCGACCCAGACGCAAAATATAAAGAAATTCCGTTCCCGATCGCGTCAGGAAACAATAACGGCGTCAGCAAGGGAGAGACGGTGACATTTGAAGCGCAGCCGGGCGTCGAATATGTGCTCGAAGCGTCAAGCGAACCGATGGGCGGATTTTACCCAATGGTGCTTGATATGGCAACATCGAGCAATCAAGCAAAAGAAGCAACCGGTTCGGCGATCCCGTATCAAATAAGCGCTGAAGCGATTACGCTCCCGCAAGATGAAGACAACTTCCCAGCGCGTGAACCGATGCCATCAGAAGACGGCGTTGTTGAACAAGCGAAAGCGATCGAACAAACGCGCAAGCCAAACGACATCATTATCATTGGCGATGACGGAAGCTGGAGCTACTTTGAAAAAGAACAAATTGCACAAATTAAAGAACTGGCACGCCCTTACAACATTGGCGATCGCGCTGAGGCGTTTATTCAATTTAGCGACGACCAAGACTTTTACAAATTAACGGTATCGAAAACAGCGATATATCAAATTTCATTCGCAACACCTGACGATATGATGCTGTCAGCGATGTTGTTTGAATACGATGAGAAAAAAGACGATCTTGTGCCAGTCAACTCGTTCTACCCATTCGATTGGATGACAGGCAAAAGACAATCTGATTGGACGTTCATTCTCGAAGCAGGAAAAACGTATTACATGTCAGTACAAAACGACTACTATCAGCCCGTTGCCGATCCGTATGTCATCACATCGAAAAAATTGATCGACGCACCGACAGATAAAAACGAAAAAAATAACGAACCGATTCAAGCAACCGTCATGAACGTCCGCGATGTAAAAACAGGAAACTTCGTTCTTCCAAACGATGTCGATTATTATTACTACAAACATCGTCAAGCGAACGAACTGTTAACGTTCTTTGTGCAACCAAGCAAACCGAATGCGTCGTTGCCAAAACAATTGCGCGGCACATTAATCCCAATCGTATCCGTCGTTGAAGATACGAACGGCAATATGACGATTGAGGAAGATGAATACGGCAAAGCTGTCACGTTTTTCCCGAATGGCTGGAGCCCGTTATACGATGCACACGGATCGTTCCGAGCGAAGAAAAACGTCGGATATTTCTTTGTCATCAACTCATTTACGTTTGACGGACTATCGCTTCAGTCGTACAACTTTGGCATTCAATCGTTAAATAAGAAAGATGAAGATGCATCGTCTGTCTTGAAAAACAACGTACCATCGAAGCCTCTGTCTCTTTATAAAAAAGGAAATGCGTATGAAGCGACGGGGTATATGAACATTGTTGAATACGGAGATAAAGATGCATACAAATTTGTCGTTGAAAAAGACGGCACATTTGCATTCAAGCTCGATGTACCGGGCACGATGGACGGTGTCATGTCCATTTTCGATGCGAAAGGACGCCTCGTGCAAACGTATGACCATTACGGTGACGGCGACGCAGAAATCGGTACGCTTTCGTTGAAAAAAGGAACGTACTATGTCGTCGTAGAGGAATCGCTCGCTCGTCCAAATGCTAAGCCATACACGCTCTCTATAACAAAGAAATAG